In a single window of the Vicinamibacterales bacterium genome:
- a CDS encoding CPBP family intramembrane glutamic endopeptidase gives MLIQLLAWIGLRPLLSDGRLSLLYIATLSLVDAAVLITLILWFLRCHSESARRIFLGSRSIGREVRLGVLLVPGVVLFVLLTLTLIQNFAPWLHNVEENPLESLLQTPRDAIIFGLVAIVAGGVREELQRAFILHRFKEHLGGAPVGLVVFSVMFGLGHLIQGWDAALVTTMLGVVWGVVFLSRRSVIAPIVSHTGFNVLEIVRHLSQ, from the coding sequence ATGTTGATTCAACTGCTCGCATGGATCGGCCTACGCCCGTTACTAAGCGACGGACGACTGTCGTTACTCTACATCGCTACACTCTCGCTCGTGGACGCAGCAGTATTGATAACGTTGATTCTATGGTTTCTTCGTTGCCACAGTGAATCGGCACGTAGGATTTTTCTTGGGAGTCGGTCGATCGGACGCGAAGTCCGTCTCGGCGTACTACTCGTTCCTGGCGTGGTCTTGTTCGTACTCCTAACTCTGACTCTCATCCAAAACTTTGCACCGTGGCTCCATAACGTAGAAGAAAATCCGCTCGAGTCGCTCTTGCAAACACCTCGCGACGCCATTATCTTCGGGTTGGTGGCGATTGTCGCCGGAGGCGTACGCGAAGAACTTCAACGAGCCTTCATCCTTCACCGGTTCAAAGAACACCTAGGTGGAGCACCGGTCGGCCTCGTGGTCTTCAGTGTCATGTTCGGCTTAGGGCATCTAATACAGGGATGGGACGCAGCCCTTGTCACCACGATGCTCGGTGTGGTGTGGGGCGTCGTGTTTCTTTCAAGAAGAAGTGTTATCGCGCCGATAGTGAGTCATACTGGCTTCAACGTACTGGAGATCGTGCGACACTTATCGCAGTGA
- a CDS encoding vitamin B12-dependent ribonucleotide reductase translates to MDRGAAQQPQTTQDGLPESTRRSKSAASGLEFQRFFTRDGVDPFDEIEWETRSAVIGNERGENVFEQHDVEIPKDWSQQATNIVVSKYFRGQLGTDGRERSVKQLIGRVVETITEWAREKKYFASPGDLQAFSDDLKYLLVNQRAAFNSPVWFNCGFEKAPQCSACFINSVQDTMDSILTLAKTEGMLFKFGSGTGSNLSSIRSSQEALAGGGTASGPVSFMKGYDAFAGVIKSGGKTRRAAKMVVLNAEHPDIEAFINCKVEEEHKAWALIDAGYDGSFTGPAYASVFFQNSNNSVRVTDEFMRAVLDDGAWQTHAVSDGRVMDTYEARDLMQQIAEATHVCGDPGMQFDSTINDWHTCPNTAPINASNPCSEYMFLDDSACNLASLNLMTFVDEARDFDHASFTAAVRTLLTAQEIIVDCASYPTKAIERNSRDYRPLGLGYANLGALLMSRGLPYDSQAGRDYSAAITALMTGEAYAQSARIARDHGGSFDGYEKNEEPFLRVMRKHRTALKDIDRTNVPSELYAAAKQSWNDAVDLGEEYGYRNAQATVLAPTGTIGFMMDCDTTGVEPDIALVKYKKLVGGGMMKIVNHTVPMALDRLGYSSSEVDEIIAHIDEHETIEGAPHLKDKDVPVFDCAFKPAQGERSIHYMGHVRMIGATQPFISGAISKTVNVPKEATAEEIQKAYVDSWRLGTKAVSIYRDGSKRTQPLNTSRDAKTGMIGVVEGLVGQPVRRRLHDERQAITHKFEIAGHEGYITIGLFEDGSPGEIFLVMAKEGSTISGFADAFAQAVSYALQYGVPLQVLVDKFTHVRFEPSGMTKNAEVRFAKSIVDYIFRWMATKFLSSEAQFEAGVNQPIAPEGLPVEEPKLPLDQTAGNGNGSVERVTASFAAIQNHEDAPPCSTCGEIMMRSGSCYKCNNCGTTSGCA, encoded by the coding sequence ATGGACAGAGGCGCAGCGCAGCAACCACAAACGACTCAAGATGGCTTGCCGGAGTCGACGCGGCGCTCCAAGTCGGCAGCGTCCGGACTGGAATTTCAGCGGTTCTTCACTCGGGACGGTGTCGATCCGTTCGACGAAATCGAATGGGAAACGCGCTCTGCCGTAATCGGTAATGAGCGAGGCGAGAACGTCTTTGAACAGCATGACGTTGAGATTCCGAAGGACTGGTCACAGCAGGCGACAAACATCGTTGTCTCAAAATACTTTCGTGGCCAACTAGGAACAGACGGGCGTGAGCGCAGCGTCAAGCAGCTCATTGGCCGCGTAGTTGAAACGATCACTGAATGGGCGCGTGAAAAAAAATATTTTGCAAGTCCCGGTGACCTGCAAGCCTTCAGCGACGACCTAAAGTATCTTCTCGTGAACCAACGAGCAGCGTTTAACAGCCCCGTTTGGTTTAACTGCGGCTTTGAAAAGGCACCGCAATGTTCAGCCTGCTTTATCAATTCTGTGCAGGACACCATGGACTCCATTTTGACCTTGGCCAAGACCGAGGGGATGTTGTTCAAGTTTGGCTCTGGCACGGGCTCAAATCTTTCTTCCATCCGCTCGTCCCAAGAAGCGTTGGCGGGTGGCGGCACGGCGTCTGGACCGGTTTCGTTTATGAAAGGCTACGATGCATTTGCCGGTGTCATTAAGTCAGGTGGTAAGACCCGCCGGGCTGCGAAGATGGTGGTCTTAAATGCTGAGCATCCTGATATTGAAGCATTTATTAACTGCAAAGTTGAAGAAGAGCACAAGGCTTGGGCGCTCATTGACGCTGGCTACGATGGCTCGTTTACCGGACCGGCCTATGCTTCAGTATTTTTTCAAAATTCAAACAACAGTGTTCGCGTGACCGACGAATTTATGCGCGCGGTGCTGGATGACGGTGCGTGGCAGACGCATGCTGTGAGTGATGGTCGAGTTATGGACACCTATGAGGCGCGAGACTTGATGCAGCAGATTGCCGAAGCGACTCATGTATGCGGTGATCCTGGAATGCAGTTCGACTCGACAATTAATGACTGGCACACGTGTCCGAACACTGCTCCAATCAATGCTTCCAACCCGTGTTCGGAATATATGTTCCTTGACGATTCAGCTTGTAATTTGGCCTCGTTGAATCTAATGACCTTTGTTGATGAGGCGCGTGACTTTGACCACGCGTCGTTTACGGCGGCGGTGCGTACTCTGCTCACGGCGCAGGAAATCATCGTTGACTGCGCAAGCTATCCAACGAAGGCGATTGAGCGGAACAGTCGCGACTACCGTCCCCTCGGATTGGGTTATGCCAACCTGGGCGCGCTCCTAATGTCCAGAGGATTGCCTTATGACAGCCAGGCAGGCCGAGACTATTCAGCCGCGATTACGGCGCTGATGACCGGCGAAGCCTACGCGCAGTCGGCACGGATTGCTCGTGACCACGGCGGTTCGTTTGATGGTTACGAAAAGAACGAGGAGCCGTTCCTGCGAGTCATGCGGAAGCATCGCACGGCACTGAAGGATATCGACCGGACAAACGTACCGAGTGAGCTTTACGCTGCGGCCAAGCAGTCGTGGAACGACGCGGTCGATTTGGGTGAAGAATATGGCTACCGTAACGCTCAGGCAACCGTGCTGGCTCCAACTGGCACGATCGGGTTCATGATGGATTGCGATACGACTGGTGTTGAACCCGACATCGCGCTTGTCAAGTATAAGAAGCTTGTTGGTGGTGGCATGATGAAGATTGTCAACCATACGGTACCGATGGCGCTGGACCGTCTGGGCTATTCGTCGTCAGAAGTTGACGAGATCATTGCTCATATTGATGAGCACGAGACAATCGAGGGAGCCCCGCATCTGAAGGATAAGGATGTTCCGGTTTTTGACTGTGCTTTTAAACCTGCACAAGGTGAACGGTCGATTCACTATATGGGACATGTCAGGATGATCGGTGCCACTCAGCCATTTATTTCAGGTGCTATCTCAAAAACTGTTAACGTGCCGAAGGAGGCGACAGCTGAGGAGATTCAGAAGGCCTATGTTGATTCGTGGCGGCTAGGTACTAAGGCAGTGTCGATCTACCGTGATGGCAGTAAACGGACTCAACCTCTCAACACGTCGCGTGATGCTAAGACCGGGATGATCGGAGTAGTAGAAGGCCTCGTTGGCCAACCGGTCCGCCGTCGACTACACGATGAACGTCAAGCGATTACCCATAAGTTTGAAATTGCCGGTCACGAGGGCTACATCACGATTGGATTGTTCGAAGATGGTTCGCCGGGAGAAATATTTCTGGTTATGGCAAAGGAAGGGTCAACGATCTCAGGGTTCGCTGATGCGTTCGCGCAGGCGGTGTCCTATGCACTGCAATACGGCGTTCCATTGCAGGTGTTGGTCGACAAGTTTACACACGTGCGGTTTGAGCCGTCGGGCATGACGAAGAATGCGGAAGTGCGGTTCGCGAAGTCGATCGTCGATTACATTTTTCGTTGGATGGCGACAAAGTTTCTCTCGAGCGAGGCGCAGTTTGAGGCTGGCGTCAACCAGCCGATTGCGCCAGAAGGGTTGCCGGTCGAGGAACCCAAATTGCCGCTCGATCAGACAGCGGGCAATGGTAACGGCTCGGTTGAACGAGTCACAGCCTCGTTCGCTGCTATCCAAAACCATGAAGATGCGCCGCCGTGTTCGACGTGCGGTGAGATTATGATGCGCAGCGGTAGTTGCTACAAATGTAATAATTGCGGCACGACGAGTGGCTGCGCATAG
- a CDS encoding BamA/TamA family outer membrane protein, producing the protein MRHLASLVLAGWFTCVSLGAVADVNTYLGLPIVDVKLDFGGAMPTPGSEELIVTSVGTPLSMTDVRESIWHLFSLGYYSDIRVDANLRDGGVVLLYKLTPIKIVDRFAFRGNLGLSRGDLREAIDERYGERPQLGQVDDIAGFLRELYRNQGYLNTSIVISPVDRGGGLTTLTIEIAAGEQARLATLVLVGQVLEEEANIFRRLDLRIGEHLDREALEQHLIDYVNNLKQDGYFEAVADHTVEARPGGLQLDLTLTVDAGPRVMVEFKGDSLPAEIQDALVTIDRESSVDEDLLEDSNRRLLDYLQQRGFRRAITDYTRTGDEQELKIVYHVDRGPVVRVGGIEIEGHQLFPRAVFQDRLGVVVGDPFVEATFDERVTAILAAYREAGYPNANITTEVVEESSPLGPMVHLRLTVAEGLRMVIGSIEIEGAPNSVVPDLQAAIAARPGVVYERAVALADRDAILQRLLSLGYETASVRVDASFDPGTRQAHLTHVVEAGPQILVDHVLITGQFQVSTATIRREITLVPGQPLSQDRLTESRRRLGALGLFRRIRITEISHSSDTRRDVLVAVEEVPATTLGYGGGFEAGTRLRRGRGESGAAVEQVEFAPRGFIEIGRRNLWGKNRSVNLFTRVSLRPDNDQIVNDNSSNFGFNEYRMLATFREPRVFNSTGELLFSAFIEQSIRSSFNLKQRGVRVEWRRPLGSTTIFTGGYTFNRDQLFDERFNTEEEHLIDRLFSGIALSTFSGAFIRDSRDDPFDPTRGELLSVDTGLAGRAIGSEVGFAKTLMQGFFYRRLPGTSSMVFASGLRVGLATGFSRAVKVIDNNGNPVLAADGQSVETVIRDLPASERFFAGGSTTVRGFALDRLGDDSTIDQDGFPQGGNSLIIVNNELRFPIWESLGAVAFLDVGNVFKTVERMTFGGLRGGAGFGLRYRSPIGPIRVDLGFKLDQRDFGSGVLESLTALHVSIGQAF; encoded by the coding sequence GTGCGTCACTTAGCCAGTTTGGTTTTGGCAGGTTGGTTCACTTGTGTCTCTTTAGGTGCGGTGGCGGATGTCAATACCTACCTGGGACTTCCAATTGTTGATGTGAAACTCGACTTCGGGGGTGCAATGCCAACTCCTGGGAGTGAAGAGCTAATTGTTACAAGCGTGGGGACACCGTTATCGATGACAGACGTTCGCGAGAGCATCTGGCACCTCTTTAGCCTAGGCTACTACAGCGATATTCGCGTGGATGCAAATCTACGGGATGGGGGCGTTGTACTGCTCTATAAACTGACTCCAATTAAGATCGTCGATCGGTTCGCATTCCGGGGAAACTTAGGATTGTCTCGCGGCGATCTCCGTGAGGCGATTGACGAACGCTATGGCGAGCGGCCTCAACTCGGTCAGGTAGACGATATCGCAGGGTTTCTGCGTGAGTTATACCGCAACCAGGGATACTTAAACACAAGTATCGTAATCTCGCCGGTCGACCGAGGTGGTGGTCTAACGACACTGACCATAGAAATTGCTGCCGGCGAGCAGGCTCGTCTTGCGACGCTTGTCCTTGTTGGCCAAGTGCTCGAGGAAGAGGCGAATATTTTTCGACGACTCGACCTTCGAATCGGCGAACATCTCGATCGCGAAGCGCTGGAGCAGCATCTGATCGATTACGTTAATAATCTGAAACAAGATGGGTACTTTGAAGCTGTGGCTGACCACACTGTGGAGGCTAGGCCCGGTGGACTTCAACTCGATCTTACTTTGACGGTAGATGCGGGGCCCCGTGTAATGGTCGAGTTTAAGGGAGACTCGCTACCGGCTGAGATTCAGGATGCCCTTGTAACAATAGACCGTGAGAGCTCGGTTGATGAGGATTTATTAGAGGACTCCAATCGTCGACTCCTGGACTATCTTCAGCAGCGTGGCTTCCGACGAGCAATAACCGACTACACTCGAACCGGCGATGAACAGGAACTGAAGATTGTTTACCACGTCGACCGCGGGCCAGTTGTACGAGTTGGCGGCATTGAGATCGAGGGCCATCAATTGTTCCCGCGTGCTGTATTTCAGGACAGGCTTGGGGTCGTCGTTGGTGATCCGTTCGTGGAGGCGACTTTTGATGAGAGAGTCACCGCGATACTTGCTGCTTATCGGGAAGCTGGCTATCCGAACGCCAATATAACAACGGAGGTTGTAGAAGAATCCAGTCCTTTGGGTCCTATGGTGCATCTTCGACTCACAGTGGCCGAAGGGCTTCGCATGGTCATCGGTTCCATCGAAATCGAGGGCGCACCAAATTCTGTCGTTCCAGATCTCCAGGCGGCAATAGCGGCGCGCCCCGGTGTAGTCTACGAGCGAGCCGTTGCTTTGGCGGACCGAGACGCGATCCTACAGCGGCTGCTTAGTCTGGGCTATGAGACTGCGAGCGTTCGCGTAGACGCCTCTTTTGACCCCGGTACCCGCCAAGCCCACCTTACTCACGTTGTTGAAGCCGGACCGCAAATTCTCGTCGATCACGTCTTAATTACCGGGCAGTTCCAGGTTAGCACCGCAACAATCCGTCGAGAAATAACACTGGTGCCTGGTCAACCGCTGAGCCAGGACCGACTTACTGAAAGCCGGCGGCGCTTAGGAGCACTTGGATTATTCCGCAGGATTAGGATTACTGAAATTAGCCATAGCAGTGATACCAGACGCGATGTTCTGGTAGCAGTCGAGGAGGTGCCAGCGACAACACTCGGCTACGGTGGCGGGTTCGAAGCTGGAACTAGACTACGTCGGGGGCGCGGAGAAAGTGGTGCTGCAGTTGAGCAAGTCGAGTTTGCTCCGAGAGGCTTTATTGAGATCGGCCGAAGAAATCTGTGGGGCAAGAACCGCTCAGTTAACTTATTTACGCGAGTGAGTCTCCGGCCAGATAACGATCAGATCGTTAATGATAATTCGAGCAACTTTGGATTCAACGAATATAGGATGCTGGCCACATTTCGCGAACCGCGCGTTTTTAATTCGACTGGGGAACTACTGTTCTCGGCTTTCATTGAACAATCGATTCGATCGAGTTTCAATCTCAAACAGCGTGGTGTGCGCGTTGAGTGGCGAAGGCCTCTTGGCTCAACCACAATCTTCACTGGTGGCTATACGTTTAACCGAGACCAGTTGTTTGACGAGCGCTTCAATACGGAGGAAGAGCATCTCATCGACAGGTTGTTTTCCGGGATTGCACTATCGACGTTTTCAGGGGCGTTCATTCGGGATAGCCGTGACGACCCATTCGATCCAACGCGTGGCGAACTCTTGAGCGTTGACACAGGGTTGGCTGGCCGGGCGATAGGCTCTGAGGTTGGGTTTGCGAAGACGCTAATGCAGGGGTTTTTTTACCGGCGTTTACCCGGGACATCATCGATGGTCTTTGCCTCTGGGCTCCGGGTTGGGTTGGCCACTGGTTTTTCGAGGGCAGTCAAGGTCATCGATAATAATGGGAATCCAGTTTTAGCAGCAGACGGTCAATCAGTTGAAACCGTTATACGTGATCTCCCTGCGAGCGAGCGGTTTTTCGCTGGCGGCTCAACGACGGTGCGGGGCTTCGCCCTCGACCGTTTGGGCGATGACTCAACGATTGACCAGGATGGGTTTCCCCAAGGTGGGAATAGTCTGATCATCGTCAATAATGAACTCCGGTTCCCGATTTGGGAGAGTCTGGGAGCTGTTGCGTTCCTTGACGTAGGTAATGTGTTTAAGACAGTCGAACGAATGACGTTTGGTGGTCTTCGTGGAGGTGCCGGTTTTGGTTTGCGTTACCGGTCACCCATCGGGCCGATCCGGGTTGACCTTGGATTTAAACTCGACCAGCGCGATTTCGGTAGTGGAGTCTTGGAGAGTTTGACAGCTCTTCATGTGAGCATCGGACAGGCGTTCTAA
- the yihA gene encoding ribosome biogenesis GTP-binding protein YihA/YsxC, with translation MKILQVDLISSTPGAASLRSPVRSQIVFVGRSNVGKSSLINALIRRKLARTSRSPGKTDLVNIYRVRLAVTANQVQTIDFVDLPGYGYARGGTRRAESFAKITEHYFKAAREPSVADGSAMLALHLVDSRHSDLKSDRDAHAWLESHGLTTITVGTKADTVPRAEHKRVAQTLGSRTGGRVLLLSAKSGDGLKDLWKMIIQASDRR, from the coding sequence GTGAAAATCCTGCAGGTCGATCTGATCTCAAGCACTCCCGGCGCTGCCAGCCTGAGATCTCCAGTCAGATCCCAGATTGTATTCGTCGGCCGATCCAACGTAGGAAAATCTAGCCTGATAAACGCTCTCATACGCCGCAAACTAGCACGCACAAGCCGTTCGCCTGGCAAGACTGATCTCGTCAATATCTACCGAGTACGGCTTGCCGTTACTGCAAATCAAGTTCAGACGATCGATTTTGTCGACCTACCAGGATATGGTTACGCGCGAGGAGGAACACGACGCGCCGAGTCATTCGCGAAGATTACCGAACATTATTTCAAAGCTGCCAGAGAACCATCAGTCGCTGACGGTTCCGCCATGTTGGCACTTCACCTAGTTGACTCTCGGCATTCCGATCTCAAATCCGACCGAGATGCTCACGCCTGGTTGGAGAGCCATGGCCTGACAACGATAACGGTGGGTACCAAAGCTGATACTGTGCCACGGGCGGAGCACAAACGTGTAGCACAAACGCTTGGTAGCCGTACCGGAGGACGAGTTTTATTATTGTCGGCCAAGAGTGGGGATGGACTTAAAGACCTCTGGAAAATGATCATTCAAGCTTCAGACCGCAGGTGA
- a CDS encoding SDR family oxidoreductase — translation MDLGLNDKIAIVTGSSKGLGFASAKALIEEGCRVTICARNADRLAEAEDELRAVSGRVNSVLAMQVDVSTASGISELVDQTVETFGGLDILVNNVGKAGGGDITAATDEDWQAAFNVTLYPAIRASRAAVPHLRKRKGSVIIMITSIWGRESGGRMTYNAVKAAEISLGKSMAQQLAPEGIRVLSLAPGSILFPGGSWHTRQQADPEGIAKFIEHELPFGRFGRPEEIGEVVAFLASSRASWVSGACIPVDGCQSRSLI, via the coding sequence ATGGATCTCGGACTAAACGACAAGATCGCAATTGTCACTGGTTCAAGTAAGGGCCTTGGTTTTGCGAGTGCCAAGGCGCTCATCGAAGAAGGGTGCCGAGTTACGATCTGTGCTCGTAATGCCGATCGGTTAGCCGAGGCTGAAGATGAGTTGAGGGCTGTCTCAGGACGAGTTAACTCCGTTTTGGCTATGCAGGTTGACGTCTCGACGGCCAGCGGCATCTCGGAGCTTGTCGACCAGACCGTTGAAACATTTGGTGGACTCGATATTCTTGTCAATAACGTCGGGAAAGCTGGTGGAGGCGACATTACCGCTGCGACCGACGAAGACTGGCAGGCTGCATTCAACGTCACTCTGTACCCGGCCATTCGTGCGTCACGCGCTGCGGTTCCGCATCTTCGCAAGCGTAAGGGTAGTGTCATTATCATGATCACGTCGATTTGGGGCCGCGAATCTGGCGGGAGAATGACCTACAATGCTGTCAAGGCAGCCGAAATTAGTTTGGGTAAGTCGATGGCGCAGCAGTTGGCCCCCGAGGGGATTCGTGTTTTGAGCCTGGCTCCTGGTTCCATTTTGTTTCCTGGCGGTTCTTGGCACACCCGTCAGCAAGCAGATCCAGAAGGCATAGCAAAATTCATCGAACACGAGCTTCCGTTTGGTCGATTCGGCAGGCCTGAGGAGATCGGTGAAGTAGTCGCTTTTTTAGCTTCGTCTAGGGCCAGTTGGGTGAGTGGGGCCTGTATACCGGTTGATGGCTGCCAGTCTCGTTCTCTAATCTAG
- the lon gene encoding endopeptidase La, translating into MVDSYETIPVVPLRDVVVFPHMMMPFVIGRPSSTRALEHALLKDKRIFLAAQHDATNDDPAPNDIYTMGCVANIVQSLKLPDGNVKVLVEGVDRARAMEWKEDKGFYRVVIKVIEKQGETEDDIESTMSKAVSLFEHYVKLSNTLHYDAMVAAVRVDDPSKLADTIAAHLLVGVDEKQNLLEILSPTERLNRIAGIIEAEVDKLQVDRRIQSRVKKQMEKAQKEYYLNEKMRAIQKELGRKEDKGNEIDELKTKIEEAKMPSEVEEKAVQELKRLESMPPMSAEATVSRNYIEWLIAVPWHKKSRESRDLNRSEQILNEDHHGLDKIKDRILEFLAVRTLVKKPKGTILTLTGPPGVGKTSLAKSIARATNRKFVRLSLGGVRDEAEVRGHRRTYIGAFPGQIIQMMKKATTLNPVFLLDEVDKMSMDFRGDPSAALLEVLDPEQNNTFLDHYLDVEYDLSHVIFICTANVLHTVPQALRDRMEVLQLPGYTELEKIEIAKQFLSPKAIKATGLTTKQLTFTDEAFQTIIQRYTREAGVRSLEREISSVCRKVARKVVLEGKKFSEEFTSEKITEYLGVPRFRPSMAEEQNEVGVATGLAWTEAGGELLVTEAMLMPGRGRLTLTGKLGDVMQESAQAAMSYVRAKADELGIPSNFHRKTDVHVHVPEGAIPKDGPSAGITLATALVSALANVETRRDVAMTGEITLRGKVLPIGGVKEKVLAAHRAGLKDIILPKDNEKDLADIPKNVTDVLNIYMVETMNEVLKIAMSRPLQATLPTASESAPASSDDTITH; encoded by the coding sequence ATGGTGGATTCCTACGAAACTATACCAGTCGTCCCACTTCGCGATGTTGTGGTCTTTCCTCACATGATGATGCCGTTCGTCATTGGTCGACCATCATCGACCAGAGCGCTTGAACACGCTCTGCTGAAGGACAAGCGGATTTTCTTGGCAGCTCAACACGACGCTACAAACGATGACCCGGCACCAAATGATATCTACACCATGGGTTGTGTAGCTAACATCGTGCAAAGCCTGAAACTTCCGGACGGTAATGTGAAGGTCCTCGTTGAAGGAGTGGACCGAGCGCGTGCAATGGAGTGGAAGGAAGATAAGGGTTTCTATCGCGTCGTCATCAAGGTGATCGAAAAGCAGGGCGAGACTGAAGATGACATCGAGAGCACGATGAGCAAAGCAGTCTCTCTCTTCGAACATTACGTCAAACTTTCGAACACCTTACATTACGATGCAATGGTTGCCGCTGTGCGTGTGGACGACCCAAGTAAGCTAGCAGATACAATCGCCGCCCACCTCCTCGTCGGTGTTGACGAGAAGCAAAACCTGTTGGAAATCCTTTCGCCAACTGAGCGATTAAACCGGATTGCTGGCATCATCGAGGCTGAAGTCGACAAACTTCAGGTGGACCGCCGAATCCAATCCCGCGTCAAAAAGCAAATGGAGAAGGCACAGAAGGAGTACTACCTAAACGAGAAGATGCGAGCAATCCAGAAGGAATTGGGTCGCAAAGAGGACAAAGGAAACGAAATTGATGAGTTAAAGACAAAAATCGAAGAAGCGAAAATGCCTTCGGAAGTTGAAGAGAAGGCCGTCCAAGAACTCAAACGTCTTGAGTCGATGCCTCCGATGTCGGCTGAGGCGACAGTGTCACGGAACTATATTGAGTGGCTAATAGCGGTGCCCTGGCACAAGAAATCTCGTGAAAGTCGAGACCTTAACCGCTCTGAGCAGATTCTGAATGAAGATCATCACGGACTCGATAAGATTAAGGATCGAATCCTAGAATTTCTGGCTGTCAGAACACTTGTTAAGAAGCCAAAGGGAACCATTCTTACGCTGACCGGGCCTCCTGGCGTGGGCAAGACCTCACTCGCAAAATCAATCGCTAGAGCCACAAACCGAAAATTTGTGCGGCTGTCACTTGGTGGTGTGCGAGACGAAGCTGAAGTCCGCGGCCATCGGCGCACATACATTGGCGCATTCCCGGGCCAAATCATCCAAATGATGAAGAAAGCGACCACCCTGAATCCGGTCTTCTTGTTGGATGAAGTTGACAAGATGTCGATGGATTTCCGTGGTGACCCGTCAGCAGCTCTGCTAGAGGTCCTTGACCCTGAGCAAAACAACACCTTTCTCGACCATTATCTGGATGTCGAGTATGACCTATCGCATGTGATCTTTATATGTACCGCAAACGTTCTACACACGGTGCCGCAGGCGTTACGCGACCGAATGGAGGTCCTCCAACTGCCTGGCTATACCGAACTGGAAAAGATCGAAATCGCAAAGCAATTTCTCTCGCCGAAAGCTATTAAGGCCACCGGCCTTACCACCAAGCAACTGACCTTCACTGATGAGGCCTTCCAGACAATCATCCAACGCTACACCCGTGAGGCTGGTGTCCGAAGCCTTGAACGGGAGATTTCCTCTGTCTGTCGAAAGGTCGCACGCAAAGTGGTACTTGAAGGTAAGAAGTTCTCCGAAGAGTTCACATCAGAAAAGATTACTGAGTACCTGGGGGTACCCCGCTTCCGACCGTCGATGGCTGAAGAGCAAAACGAGGTCGGTGTGGCAACTGGTCTAGCCTGGACAGAGGCCGGAGGAGAACTGCTGGTAACTGAAGCAATGCTTATGCCTGGACGGGGGCGGCTAACGCTCACCGGCAAGCTGGGTGATGTTATGCAGGAATCTGCGCAGGCGGCAATGAGTTACGTTCGCGCAAAAGCGGATGAACTGGGGATTCCAAGTAACTTCCACAGGAAAACCGATGTTCACGTGCACGTACCTGAAGGAGCCATTCCAAAGGATGGCCCCTCAGCTGGTATTACGCTCGCGACTGCTCTCGTGTCGGCGCTTGCCAACGTAGAGACAAGGCGCGACGTCGCGATGACTGGTGAAATCACATTGCGCGGTAAAGTGCTGCCGATCGGCGGCGTTAAAGAAAAGGTGTTAGCTGCCCATCGAGCCGGACTAAAGGACATTATCCTGCCTAAAGACAACGAAAAGGATTTGGCGGACATCCCTAAAAATGTCACTGACGTGCTCAATATCTACATGGTCGAAACAATGAACGAGGTATTGAAAATCGCCATGAGTCGACCACTACAGGCAACTCTGCCAACCGCATCCGAGTCGGCTCCGGCTTCATCGGACGATACGATCACGCACTGA